The segment ctaaataataataattaaagaaataataactaTATCACTataataaaagatataataaCTACATAAccataataagaaaaaaataaataatacagccAATTAAAGGTGTTAGTTAAATATAGCCAACATCCAGAACTGCTTCTATGTAATTTTATGAAGTATATCTAACTGATAATGTACCCATAGAGTAAGATAATTTAAGATCAGTTGTGGCCCAATACAACTATActtgatgaaaacaaaaattatgtttctaAAACAGGGAATTAATCTTTAATTTCATAGTGTAcacttaaagaaaaataaagtctgAAATTTCCCACtgtacaaacatgacaaaatttctttcttaaaccTCATACTTATCACATTTCGATACAAACCTTGGAAAAGCATCAAAGAACCAAGTTCTCTTTGTTTCAGGAAAGGCAACTCTCATACCAGACATGAGCGGTGAATGAAGGATGACTGCTCCAACTTCATAGCGTGATGCTAAATCTATAGTTGGTACAGTGCCTATACTTTGtccatataaaattatattttgggGGTTTATCCCGTATCTTGTTCTCAAGGACTGCCAAGCAGCATCAATGTCCGCGTACAAGTTTTTCTCAGAGGGTTTTCCAGAACTGACTCCATATCCAGAATAGTCGTAACTAAATATGTTACAATTTATGCGAGATCCAAGTCCAATATAGAAGCTGCTCATCTGTCCTAGATCTACGGCGTTTCCATGACTAAACAGAATAGTATATCGTGCACTGGGAGAGCATCTACAAAACATGCACGCTATGCGGTTGCCACGGCTTGTTCGCGTCATGAAGACTTCTAGACTGTCAAGCTCGCGTTGGGAGTACTGCCATTCTGCCCTCTCTGAAAGCTGGATGGTGTATCTTGACCCTGTGTCATCTGAGATGAGTTCGTATGTCCGCTCTGGAGGCAAGAATGCGAGCTTGGCAGCAATGCGTGAGGGACAAGGAGGGCAGCAGAAGAGACAACAAAGCTCGCTCAAAGATAAACCATTCATCGTGATGGTTTACAACTTCCTGAAATATCCAACGATAAAGTATCAGAACGAAAAGAAGATCTTGCTAGTGTTCATCGGTGGTACGAAGAGGTTAACATCGTAACAGCTTGAAATCTGCACAAAATGTGAATTATTGGCATTCACTTCCGTCCACTGTGACAACATTCAACGCCTAATGATGACGTCATAGTGACATCCCGCAACGAAGGCATTTAGAACTTAAATAATCCTGAGGTCTTTGCCAATTTTTTCAAGTAGGAAACACTTTTAATATATGatatcataaaatattaatgacatctttggccttttttttaatcgctAAAATGCTGGGGGAAAAAACTAAGCATGTTTCCGGTTGGGTCTGTGTATGAACTCGATACTACCCGAAAGCAAAGTCGGTGTGTGTTTAAATGGTATTTATTCTTCTGAGCAAGTGTACAGTATGCTATAATGTGATGCCGTGAGTTCAAACAATGTCATAACTGGTAGTATTGGTCGGCGCGTAGTGCGTCCAGCTGTGGGCATGTGATATTTATAAGCTCGCCGACACACACTGAAATTGTACGACCACGGACGTATAGAGAATAGTAGTGGTACGACTTAGTTAATAGGAGTGCACTTACTGACAGGCATGACAGTTTTTCACTATTGAATGAATACCCACCAACAGTATACTTGGGCATAGTCATTTGTTTGTGTTAATCGTATTTCtcattaaatgaaataaacagtAGATGCCAGTCATATTTT is part of the Pomacea canaliculata isolate SZHN2017 linkage group LG13, ASM307304v1, whole genome shotgun sequence genome and harbors:
- the LOC112553850 gene encoding alpha/beta hydrolase domain-containing protein 17B-like, translated to MNGLSLSELCCLFCCPPCPSRIAAKLAFLPPERTYELISDDTGSRYTIQLSERAEWQYSQRELDSLEVFMTRTSRGNRIACMFCRCSPSARYTILFSHGNAVDLGQMSSFYIGLGSRINCNIFSYDYSGYGVSSGKPSEKNLYADIDAAWQSLRTRYGINPQNIILYGQSIGTVPTIDLASRYEVGAVILHSPLMSGMRVAFPETKRTWFFDAFPSIDKVPKITSPVLVIHGTEDEVIDFSHGLTIYERCPRKVEPLWVEGAGHNDVELYGQYLDRLKQFINVELALN